The Fortiea contorta PCC 7126 genome has a segment encoding these proteins:
- a CDS encoding DUF11 domain-containing protein, with protein sequence MTSTLSWTRRKKLFFTLFYTSTLICTTQASVGQTNTINNTASGTANGTPITNSNTVRLTANTAALELIKTGDKAAAEPGDSIVYRLAITNKGTTAANNLIINDRLPLGIRLINKTLTGSINNNSIALTANSNSRSISISPVDNSIQLQPNQTLVIVYAGEITPDAIRGTGTNLAIAQAGNLTSNPSSHTIRIRPGILSDCGTLIGRVFIDKNNDGEQQNNEPGIGNAVIYIDDGTRIITDNNGLYSLSNVISGNRTATLDLTSLPGYALAPNKYIIEKNSHTRLAKLAPGSMVRINFGVTPAFGEQKR encoded by the coding sequence ATGACATCTACCCTCTCATGGACGAGGCGTAAAAAACTCTTTTTTACGCTTTTTTACACCAGTACATTGATTTGTACAACGCAAGCAAGCGTGGGACAAACAAACACAATCAACAACACAGCCAGCGGCACAGCCAACGGCACACCAATCACCAACTCAAACACAGTCAGACTCACAGCCAACACAGCCGCCCTAGAACTAATAAAAACCGGAGACAAAGCCGCAGCCGAACCAGGAGACAGCATAGTCTATCGGCTAGCAATCACCAACAAAGGGACAACAGCAGCCAACAACCTAATCATCAACGACAGACTACCCCTAGGCATCAGACTCATCAACAAAACACTCACAGGCAGCATCAACAACAACAGCATCGCCCTCACAGCCAACAGCAACAGCCGCAGCATCAGCATCAGCCCAGTAGACAACAGCATCCAACTGCAACCAAACCAAACCCTAGTCATAGTCTACGCCGGAGAAATCACACCAGACGCCATCAGAGGCACAGGCACAAACCTAGCCATCGCCCAAGCCGGCAACCTCACAAGTAACCCCAGTAGCCACACCATCAGAATCAGACCAGGAATCCTCTCCGACTGCGGCACCCTCATCGGTAGAGTATTCATCGACAAAAACAACGACGGCGAACAACAAAACAACGAACCAGGCATCGGTAACGCCGTCATCTACATCGACGACGGCACCCGCATCATCACCGACAACAACGGACTCTACTCCCTCAGCAACGTCATCAGTGGCAATCGCACCGCCACACTAGACCTGACCAGCCTACCAGGATACGCCCTCGCACCCAACAAATACATCATCGAAAAAAATAGCCACACCAGACTAGCCAAACTCGCACCAGGAAGCATGGTGAGAATCAACTTCGGCGTCACACCAGCCTTTGGGGAACAAAAACGATGA